A window of the Cystobacter fuscus genome harbors these coding sequences:
- a CDS encoding terpene cyclase/mutase family protein, producing the protein MRNMAPDSTAGARRTVDSSLSAAITHLSELLSPEGSLKGDYGGPLFMLPMYVGTAHAVGLELDAATREGMVRYLKGVQNKDGGFGLHVEASSYVFTSTLCYVALRLLGVSAEDPAATSARQWILAHGGALTSAPWGKFFLSVLRLHEYEGLDPLLPELWLLPEALPVHPSRFWCHCRMVYLPMSWLYGKKARIPDSPLLQQLRRELYTTPYEQIDWPAQRTRVSPTDSQVPRSALVLAANWLMGVYETQASTRLRERSLSFVLDHIRQEDENTRYICIGPVNKLLHVLVWHFERPGGAELRAHLAQLPDYLWKGPDGVKMNGYNSSELWDTAFAAQAVVASGRIQENLPFLRSVFDFIDRSQVREDTPNAERYYRHRSKGGWPFSTRDHGWPISDCTAEGLKAALALEPFVDSPLSQERLTDAVDLMLSMQNEDGGWATYELTRGPKWLELLNPSDCFSDIMIDPSYVECSSSCMQALARFRERFPGVRAKEIDAAMKRGARYVERAQRPDGSWEGSWGICFTYGAWFGIWGLVAAGYSPSHPTLQRACDFLLSKQNADGSWGETPESCRQRRYVQAEQGQAVMTSWAVLALSKAGRRDSPEVQRALGFLVERQRPDGSYPEEHIAGMFNKTSGIHYDHYLDVFPLWALSPVR; encoded by the coding sequence ATGCGCAACATGGCTCCTGATTCCACTGCCGGCGCGCGGCGCACGGTCGACTCCTCCCTCTCCGCCGCCATCACCCACCTCTCGGAGCTGCTCTCCCCGGAGGGCTCGCTCAAGGGCGACTATGGCGGTCCCCTCTTCATGCTGCCCATGTACGTGGGCACCGCGCACGCCGTGGGGCTCGAGCTCGATGCCGCCACGCGCGAGGGCATGGTGCGCTACCTCAAGGGCGTGCAGAACAAGGACGGCGGCTTCGGTCTGCACGTGGAGGCGTCCAGCTACGTCTTCACCTCCACCCTCTGCTACGTGGCCCTGCGTCTGCTCGGCGTGAGCGCGGAGGACCCCGCCGCCACGTCCGCGCGCCAGTGGATCCTCGCGCACGGAGGCGCGCTCACCTCCGCGCCCTGGGGCAAGTTCTTCCTCTCGGTGCTCCGCCTGCACGAGTACGAGGGGTTGGATCCGCTCCTGCCCGAGCTGTGGCTGCTGCCCGAGGCGCTTCCCGTGCACCCCTCGCGCTTCTGGTGCCACTGCCGCATGGTCTACCTGCCCATGAGCTGGCTCTACGGCAAGAAGGCGCGCATCCCCGACTCGCCCCTGCTCCAGCAGTTGCGCCGGGAGCTGTACACGACGCCCTACGAGCAGATCGACTGGCCGGCCCAGCGCACGCGCGTGTCGCCCACCGACTCGCAGGTGCCGCGCTCGGCGCTCGTGCTCGCGGCCAACTGGCTCATGGGTGTCTATGAGACCCAGGCGTCCACGCGGCTGCGCGAGCGCTCCCTGTCCTTCGTGTTGGATCACATCCGCCAGGAGGACGAGAACACGCGCTACATCTGCATCGGCCCGGTGAACAAGCTCTTGCACGTGCTGGTGTGGCACTTCGAGCGTCCCGGCGGCGCCGAGCTGCGGGCCCACCTCGCCCAGCTCCCCGACTACCTGTGGAAGGGGCCGGACGGCGTGAAGATGAATGGCTACAACTCCTCGGAGCTCTGGGACACGGCGTTCGCCGCCCAGGCGGTGGTCGCCAGCGGCCGCATCCAGGAGAACCTGCCGTTCTTGCGCTCGGTCTTCGACTTCATCGACCGCAGCCAGGTGCGCGAGGACACGCCCAACGCCGAGCGCTACTACCGCCACCGCTCCAAGGGCGGCTGGCCCTTCTCCACGCGCGACCACGGCTGGCCCATCAGCGACTGCACCGCCGAGGGCCTCAAGGCGGCGCTCGCGCTCGAGCCCTTCGTCGACTCGCCCCTGTCCCAGGAGCGGCTCACGGACGCGGTGGACCTGATGCTGTCCATGCAGAACGAGGACGGCGGCTGGGCCACGTACGAGCTCACGCGCGGCCCCAAGTGGCTCGAGCTGCTCAACCCGTCCGATTGCTTCTCGGACATCATGATCGACCCGTCCTACGTCGAGTGCAGCTCGTCCTGCATGCAGGCGCTGGCGCGCTTCCGGGAGCGCTTCCCGGGGGTACGCGCGAAGGAGATCGACGCGGCGATGAAGCGCGGCGCGCGCTACGTGGAGCGGGCCCAGCGACCGGACGGCTCGTGGGAGGGAAGCTGGGGCATCTGCTTCACGTATGGGGCGTGGTTCGGCATCTGGGGCCTCGTCGCCGCGGGGTACTCTCCGAGTCATCCGACCCTCCAGCGCGCCTGCGACTTCCTGCTCTCCAAGCAGAACGCGGACGGGAGCTGGGGCGAGACACCCGAGAGCTGCCGGCAGCGGCGCTACGTGCAGGCCGAGCAGGGCCAGGCGGTGATGACGTCGTGGGCGGTGCTCGCGTTGAGCAAGGCGGGCCGGCGCGACTCGCCCGAGGTCCAGCGCGCCCTGGGCTTCCTCGTGGAGCGGCAGCGTCCGGACGGCAGCTACCCCGAGGAGCACATCGCGGGGATGTTCAATAAGACGAGCGGCATCCACTACGATCACTACCTCGACGTGTTTCCGCTCTGGGCCCTGTCGCCAGTGCGGTAG
- a CDS encoding squalene/phytoene synthase family protein, giving the protein MRFTRKHYDVAVIGGGPAGLVTAIAFAHRGARVLVLEANPQACRRFAGEFIHPPGVGVLDSLRIRRSDWAHARTSFGFKIFPDDGSTPIEMAYPQGVALTCAHDTLVEGLREEAAGLAGVELVTYARLAGMEGHVLRVDDRERGAQVEVTAARIIGADGRASVVRRQLGLEENSTLLSYMASVELRGLELPFEGFGHVLLGGPGPALLYRIGPDRVRGCLDVPLRYGAAQRNPTFLWDAFSPVLPPALLPAFRRALAEGPVTWAANRFRPRSDFGRGHVALVGDALGHVHPMTAIGLSMGFLDARSVAAHEDLERYAEERRGYVPELLASALYHCFRREDPSATGVREAMFDVLRENAEARGQTMRILCGQEERTSSFGGIFMRIAAEAMNSTARSAIRRGGLKSVSTELAAYGEWMQWPAASLVPGGVHQRYRGRGTPTHPIPLLKEFIPVRDMLRSEAEEGEPSPRRQAPPPPLAQAMEQATDFLLRELESFATQLKQRPDDMLRAGAIRVMRAITRTDMRAGISARMSLWRRHLAHEGLRRLLELEEHEAPGAQPPSIATADLAGLFHLLLGGSTWVQEPIVGISEGVDVLLGCQTMAGGFAARTFDRTRAGGRGVGELRATALACEALKIIQRRQPGMFDARITPALERAARWLSETQSPDGSWAPLGSEGRVAATAWAMEALLAARGPTTHSRLRRAARWLVERQAEDGAFTEGIPVQGDAERRWLTAIALQALISVRAPYPEAMEAAEALLATALAEGLHDEARGPFQVAPWEECAESLDALALYETLRRERPEPLRRATSAPSVPSGRSEADWIFCKESLGEVSRTFARPIALLPGNLEVAMTLGYLLCRVADTIEDHPSVPLAAKEPLFACFLDVLRGHKEPEAFTEAFKPIVGQDAELALSRALPTVMRVFHTLPENIQASLARWTSEMARGMAIYAHRERGADDIVALHTVADLERYCYFVAGTVGHLTTELFLEELGGEVTPEQAQTMRLHAEAFGTGLQLVNILKDVTDDREERGWSFIPRALCAAGGLGVAELTDPAQRARAHAAVAPLFEIARKNLDDGLSYALAIPATAPQLRLFCLLPLWMAARTLVLARGNDAMFVAGQPVKIPRAEVEALITDCMNHHADDTTLQARYAELWLQAPNHHQRLSAG; this is encoded by the coding sequence ATGAGATTCACACGAAAGCACTACGACGTGGCGGTCATCGGCGGAGGGCCCGCGGGACTGGTCACCGCCATCGCCTTCGCCCACCGGGGCGCGCGGGTGCTCGTGCTCGAGGCCAATCCGCAAGCGTGTCGGCGCTTCGCGGGCGAGTTCATCCACCCCCCGGGGGTCGGCGTGCTCGACTCGCTGCGCATCCGCCGCTCGGACTGGGCCCACGCCCGCACGAGCTTCGGCTTCAAGATCTTCCCGGACGATGGCAGCACGCCCATCGAGATGGCCTACCCCCAGGGCGTGGCGCTCACGTGTGCCCACGACACCCTGGTCGAGGGGCTGCGCGAGGAGGCCGCGGGCCTGGCGGGCGTGGAGCTGGTGACGTACGCACGGCTGGCGGGCATGGAAGGGCACGTGCTGCGCGTGGATGACCGGGAGCGGGGCGCCCAGGTGGAGGTCACCGCGGCGCGCATCATCGGGGCGGATGGACGGGCGTCCGTGGTGCGCCGGCAGCTCGGCCTGGAGGAGAACAGCACGCTGCTCTCCTATATGGCCTCGGTGGAGCTGCGCGGACTGGAGCTGCCCTTCGAGGGCTTCGGGCACGTGCTGCTCGGCGGTCCCGGACCGGCGCTCCTCTACCGGATCGGCCCCGATCGGGTGCGGGGCTGCCTGGACGTGCCCCTGCGCTACGGCGCGGCCCAGCGCAACCCCACCTTCCTGTGGGATGCCTTCAGCCCGGTGTTGCCTCCCGCGCTGCTGCCCGCCTTCCGGCGCGCGCTCGCCGAGGGCCCCGTCACCTGGGCCGCCAACCGCTTCCGTCCGCGCTCCGACTTCGGCCGGGGCCACGTCGCGCTCGTGGGCGACGCGCTCGGCCACGTGCACCCGATGACCGCCATCGGCCTGAGCATGGGCTTCCTCGACGCGCGCAGCGTGGCCGCGCACGAGGACCTCGAGCGCTACGCCGAGGAGCGCCGCGGCTACGTGCCGGAGCTGCTCGCCAGCGCTCTCTACCACTGCTTCCGACGCGAGGATCCGAGCGCCACGGGCGTGCGCGAGGCCATGTTCGACGTGCTGCGCGAGAACGCCGAGGCGCGCGGCCAGACGATGCGCATCCTCTGTGGCCAGGAGGAGCGCACGTCGAGCTTCGGCGGCATCTTCATGCGCATCGCCGCGGAGGCCATGAACAGCACGGCGCGCTCGGCGATACGCCGCGGCGGGCTCAAGAGTGTGTCCACCGAGCTGGCCGCGTATGGCGAGTGGATGCAGTGGCCCGCCGCCAGCCTCGTGCCGGGCGGGGTGCATCAGCGCTACCGCGGACGTGGCACCCCCACCCACCCCATTCCCCTGCTCAAGGAGTTCATCCCCGTGCGGGACATGCTCCGGAGCGAGGCGGAGGAGGGAGAGCCCTCCCCGCGCCGCCAGGCCCCGCCCCCGCCGCTCGCCCAGGCCATGGAGCAGGCCACGGATTTCCTCCTCCGGGAGCTGGAGTCCTTCGCCACGCAGCTCAAGCAGCGGCCGGATGACATGCTGCGCGCGGGGGCGATCCGCGTCATGCGCGCCATCACCCGCACGGACATGCGCGCGGGCATCTCGGCGCGGATGAGCCTGTGGCGCCGCCACCTCGCGCACGAGGGCCTGCGGCGCCTGCTCGAGCTCGAGGAGCACGAGGCTCCGGGTGCCCAGCCGCCCTCCATCGCCACGGCGGACCTCGCCGGACTCTTCCACCTGCTGCTGGGCGGCTCCACCTGGGTGCAGGAGCCCATCGTGGGCATCTCCGAGGGCGTGGACGTGTTGCTCGGGTGCCAGACGATGGCCGGCGGCTTCGCGGCCCGGACCTTCGACAGGACGCGCGCGGGCGGCCGGGGCGTGGGGGAGCTGCGCGCCACCGCCCTGGCCTGCGAGGCGTTGAAGATCATCCAGCGCCGGCAGCCCGGCATGTTCGACGCGCGCATCACTCCCGCGCTCGAGCGCGCGGCCCGCTGGCTGAGCGAGACGCAGTCGCCCGACGGCTCCTGGGCCCCCCTCGGCTCCGAGGGCCGTGTCGCCGCCACGGCGTGGGCCATGGAGGCCCTGCTCGCCGCCAGGGGACCCACCACGCACTCCCGGCTGCGCCGCGCGGCGCGCTGGCTCGTCGAGCGGCAGGCCGAGGACGGTGCCTTCACGGAAGGAATCCCCGTCCAGGGGGACGCCGAGCGCCGGTGGCTCACGGCGATCGCGCTCCAGGCCCTGATCTCCGTGCGCGCCCCCTACCCCGAGGCGATGGAGGCCGCGGAGGCCCTGCTCGCGACGGCGCTCGCCGAGGGCCTCCACGACGAGGCACGAGGCCCGTTCCAGGTCGCGCCCTGGGAGGAGTGCGCGGAGAGCCTCGACGCACTCGCGCTCTACGAGACCCTGCGGCGCGAGCGGCCCGAGCCCCTGCGCCGCGCGACCTCCGCTCCGTCCGTTCCTTCCGGCCGCTCCGAGGCGGATTGGATCTTCTGCAAGGAGAGCCTCGGCGAGGTCTCGCGCACCTTCGCGCGGCCCATCGCCCTGCTGCCCGGCAACCTCGAGGTGGCCATGACGCTGGGCTACCTGCTGTGCCGCGTCGCCGACACCATCGAGGACCACCCGTCCGTGCCGCTCGCCGCCAAGGAGCCGCTCTTCGCGTGCTTCCTGGACGTGCTGCGCGGCCACAAGGAGCCGGAGGCCTTCACCGAGGCGTTCAAGCCCATTGTGGGCCAGGACGCCGAGCTGGCCCTGTCGCGCGCCCTGCCCACCGTCATGCGCGTCTTCCACACGCTGCCGGAGAACATCCAGGCGAGCCTGGCGCGCTGGACGTCGGAGATGGCGCGCGGCATGGCCATCTACGCCCACCGGGAGCGCGGCGCCGACGACATCGTGGCGCTGCACACGGTGGCCGACCTGGAGCGCTACTGCTACTTCGTGGCGGGCACCGTGGGCCACCTGACGACGGAGCTGTTCCTGGAGGAGCTGGGCGGCGAGGTGACGCCGGAGCAGGCCCAGACGATGCGCCTGCACGCGGAGGCCTTCGGCACCGGGCTCCAGCTCGTCAACATCCTCAAGGACGTGACGGACGATCGCGAGGAGCGGGGCTGGTCCTTCATCCCCCGCGCCCTGTGCGCCGCGGGCGGCCTGGGCGTGGCGGAGCTGACGGACCCCGCGCAGCGTGCCCGGGCGCACGCCGCCGTCGCGCCGCTCTTCGAGATCGCCCGGAAGAACCTCGACGACGGGCTGAGCTATGCGCTCGCCATCCCCGCCACCGCGCCCCAGTTGCGGCTCTTCTGCCTGCTGCCGCTGTGGATGGCGGCGCGCACGCTCGTGCTCGCCCGGGGCAACGACGCCATGTTCGTCGCGGGCCAGCCGGTGAAGATTCCCCGCGCGGAGGTGGAGGCGCTCATCACCGACTGCATGAACCACCACGCCGATGACACCACGCTCCAGGCCCGCTACGCGGAGCTCTGGCTCCAGGCGCCCAACCACCACCAACGCCTCTCGGCCGGGTAA
- a CDS encoding Hsp20/alpha crystallin family protein, translating to MSDLPVRRGSGTSSLGRWPRTADPFEQMKELMGFDPFDQVDRLLGADRSWSFTPAFEVKETKDSYIFKADLPGIREEDLEISLTGDRLTISGKRENEKKEESDRFYAYERSFGSFSRSFTLPEGVDAEHCNADLKDGVLNLRLPKVPEVQPKRIQVSSGSKDKGHVKA from the coding sequence ATGTCTGATCTTCCCGTGCGTCGAGGCAGTGGTACTTCGTCCCTGGGTCGATGGCCAAGGACGGCCGATCCCTTCGAGCAGATGAAGGAATTGATGGGATTCGATCCGTTCGACCAGGTGGATCGCCTGTTGGGGGCCGACCGGTCGTGGAGCTTCACCCCAGCCTTCGAGGTGAAGGAGACGAAGGACTCGTACATCTTCAAGGCGGATCTTCCCGGCATCAGGGAGGAGGATCTGGAGATCTCCCTCACCGGAGACCGGCTCACCATCAGCGGCAAGCGAGAGAACGAGAAGAAGGAGGAATCCGACCGTTTCTACGCCTATGAGCGCAGCTTCGGCTCCTTCAGCCGTTCGTTCACCCTGCCGGAAGGGGTGGACGCGGAGCACTGCAACGCGGACCTGAAGGACGGCGTGCTCAACCTGCGGCTGCCCAAGGTGCCCGAGGTGCAGCCCAAGCGCATCCAGGTGAGCAGCGGCTCGAAGGACAAGGGCCACGTGAAGGCCTGA
- a CDS encoding 2OG-Fe dioxygenase family protein: protein MSLSPPVTTPSHVTSSLRELGYAVLDRAGLCEHVGTSAAALEALRPTWNELPPDAYLRDGGRYRSRRHSCFVVEGAAVTQVPHRAHWQPVEYNALHGGLERWFEPMTPTVVAQPVWPRLLSRLAAYCSELRGARPWFVEAHQFRIDTTDGIGRPTPEGAHRDGVDFVAVLLIGREGIKGGETRVFEAHGPHGIRFTLTEPWSLLLLDDERVIHESTPIQPLAGQGHRDTLVLTFRANGFQGPPTP, encoded by the coding sequence ATGAGCCTCTCACCGCCTGTCACCACCCCTTCCCACGTCACCTCCTCGCTGCGTGAGCTTGGCTATGCCGTGCTCGACCGGGCGGGACTGTGTGAACACGTGGGGACTTCGGCCGCCGCGCTCGAGGCCCTGCGTCCGACCTGGAACGAGCTGCCGCCCGACGCCTACCTGCGCGACGGGGGCCGCTATCGCTCGCGCCGGCATTCGTGCTTCGTCGTCGAGGGGGCGGCCGTCACCCAGGTGCCCCACCGCGCGCACTGGCAGCCGGTCGAATACAACGCGCTGCACGGCGGGCTGGAGCGCTGGTTCGAGCCCATGACGCCGACCGTGGTCGCGCAGCCCGTCTGGCCGCGCCTGTTGAGCCGGCTCGCCGCGTATTGCTCCGAGCTGCGGGGCGCGCGGCCCTGGTTCGTCGAGGCGCACCAATTCCGCATCGACACGACGGATGGCATTGGCCGGCCGACGCCCGAGGGAGCGCATCGGGATGGCGTGGACTTCGTCGCCGTCCTGCTCATCGGGCGCGAGGGCATCAAGGGCGGAGAGACGCGGGTGTTCGAGGCCCATGGCCCCCACGGCATCCGCTTCACGCTGACCGAGCCCTGGTCGCTGCTCCTGCTCGATGACGAGCGCGTCATCCACGAGAGCACGCCCATCCAGCCGCTGGCCGGGCAGGGGCACCGGGATACGCTGGTGCTGACCTTCCGTGCCAACGGTTTCCAGGGTCCCCCCACCCCGTAG
- a CDS encoding FBP domain-containing protein → MFLIETENDLLQAFRPRDREKVELPKDIRFPLFVRDYFAWVEPAGTRVFLVCPSPQGKRPMGIAFRRDSHGGPAPSQMCDWCHSYGSSNEIGLLTTDVNSKRRVGVNLCQDLRCKEKLESAADLSGRHFRDVIPPLMERMQRFAREALRIESVPEQ, encoded by the coding sequence ATGTTCCTCATCGAGACCGAGAACGACTTGTTGCAGGCCTTCCGCCCCCGTGACCGGGAGAAGGTCGAGCTTCCCAAGGACATCCGCTTCCCGCTGTTCGTGCGGGACTATTTCGCGTGGGTGGAGCCCGCGGGGACCCGGGTCTTCCTGGTGTGCCCCTCGCCGCAGGGCAAGCGGCCCATGGGCATCGCCTTCCGCCGCGACTCGCACGGAGGCCCCGCGCCCTCCCAGATGTGCGACTGGTGCCACTCCTACGGCTCGTCCAACGAGATCGGGCTGCTCACCACGGACGTCAATTCCAAGCGCCGGGTGGGCGTCAACCTCTGCCAGGACCTGCGCTGCAAGGAGAAGCTGGAGTCGGCGGCGGACCTGTCCGGCCGTCATTTCCGCGACGTCATCCCCCCGCTGATGGAGCGCATGCAGCGCTTCGCCCGCGAGGCGTTGCGCATCGAGTCCGTGCCGGAGCAGTGA
- a CDS encoding extracellular solute-binding protein gives MNVTKNMRWMQWMVLWGVVAGPVLGCGGKPPVTPTPPAGERIVLRVPLYSWIPDAAGDKFQALSARVEAEFEAEHPEVDLDVNPSCFQDDLYEPSQLARSLRGEGECPYDVVEVDTSLLGELVGTGAVRPWSALPEGPRWHPAGVSASTFEGKLYGVPHWQCAHYIISRDEAVSRAHTVDELVQALAALNTPAMDLSANLLGSWNLPSLYLDAWTDTHGPANVQSAVTTEHYDTDVLAGMKKLASACATAEGNPCIDGTYDAEENLDVPDVLLAEGRADATLGFSERLHGILKKLPSADSRAALRISPAPLGQGNQPLLFTDSFFLGERCTGACEQAAQAFVAYMTRTSTYQWIVLGEDAPAEGRVPRYLMPANLDVYELPGVKADPFYPVIGAATATGAPFPNTGLLNIRKSMRDAILGALQ, from the coding sequence ATGAACGTCACGAAGAACATGCGGTGGATGCAGTGGATGGTGTTGTGGGGCGTGGTCGCGGGTCCCGTGCTCGGCTGCGGTGGGAAGCCACCGGTCACGCCGACTCCGCCCGCGGGAGAGCGGATCGTGTTGCGCGTCCCGCTCTACTCGTGGATTCCCGATGCCGCGGGGGACAAGTTCCAGGCCCTGTCCGCGCGCGTCGAGGCCGAGTTCGAGGCCGAGCACCCGGAGGTGGACCTCGACGTCAATCCCTCCTGCTTCCAGGATGATCTCTACGAGCCCTCGCAGCTCGCGCGCTCGCTCCGGGGAGAAGGGGAGTGCCCCTATGACGTCGTCGAGGTGGACACCTCCCTGCTCGGCGAGCTCGTGGGCACCGGCGCCGTGCGGCCCTGGTCCGCGCTCCCCGAGGGTCCCCGCTGGCACCCCGCGGGCGTGTCCGCCTCCACGTTCGAGGGCAAGCTCTACGGCGTGCCGCACTGGCAATGCGCCCACTACATCATCTCCCGCGACGAGGCCGTGAGCCGCGCGCACACGGTGGATGAGCTGGTCCAGGCCCTCGCGGCGCTCAACACCCCCGCCATGGATCTCTCGGCCAACCTCCTGGGGAGCTGGAACCTGCCCTCGCTCTACCTCGATGCCTGGACGGATACCCACGGCCCCGCGAACGTGCAGTCCGCCGTCACCACCGAGCACTACGACACGGACGTGCTCGCCGGCATGAAGAAGCTCGCCAGCGCCTGCGCCACCGCCGAGGGCAATCCCTGCATCGATGGCACGTACGACGCCGAGGAGAACCTCGACGTGCCCGATGTCCTGCTCGCCGAGGGCCGCGCCGACGCCACCCTGGGCTTCTCGGAGCGGCTGCACGGCATCCTCAAGAAGCTCCCGTCGGCGGACAGCCGCGCCGCGCTGCGCATCTCCCCCGCGCCCCTGGGTCAGGGCAATCAACCCCTGCTCTTCACCGACTCGTTCTTCCTGGGCGAGCGCTGCACCGGGGCGTGCGAGCAGGCCGCCCAGGCGTTCGTCGCGTACATGACCCGCACGAGCACCTATCAGTGGATCGTCCTCGGCGAGGACGCGCCCGCCGAGGGCCGGGTGCCGCGCTACCTCATGCCCGCCAACCTGGACGTGTATGAGCTGCCCGGCGTGAAGGCCGATCCCTTCTACCCCGTCATCGGGGCGGCCACCGCCACCGGCGCGCCCTTTCCCAACACGGGCCTGTTGAACATCCGCAAGTCCATGCGCGACGCCATCCTCGGCGCGCTCCAGTAG
- a CDS encoding acyl-CoA dehydrogenase family protein, whose protein sequence is MTTSSPSAVTTSSEHPLLAEARRLAPELSARSEEIESARRLPAALARELADVGFFRMVLPEAYGGLELHPARIIEIVEELSRADGSVGWNVMIGACTAMVAAWLPESAARTIFNASDVIIGGVAAPTGRAELVEGGYRLTGRWAWASGSQNCRWLVGGAVVTKDGAPRMVREGMPEIRTFCFPASDATLHDTWNAMGLSGTGSGDISVQDIFVPAERSFSLVAERPRLDRPLYAFPAMGLLGVGLPAVGLGIARRAIDELATLAQSKKLMPTGRLLATRGVVQHSFAEAEATLRAARALLLETVNVTFEAGVRRELTVRHRAELRLSYAHAMRSAARVVDAMYEAGGGVSVHRASPLQRCMRDVHVATQHAMVGSVVLETIGGVLLGVDPVAPLL, encoded by the coding sequence ATGACGACCTCATCCCCGTCCGCTGTAACGACGTCCTCCGAGCATCCCCTGCTGGCCGAGGCCCGGCGCCTCGCACCCGAGCTGTCCGCCCGTTCCGAGGAGATCGAATCCGCCCGCCGGCTGCCCGCGGCGCTCGCGCGGGAACTGGCCGATGTCGGGTTCTTCCGCATGGTGCTGCCCGAGGCCTATGGCGGACTCGAGCTGCATCCCGCCCGGATCATCGAGATCGTGGAGGAGCTGTCCCGGGCGGATGGCTCGGTGGGCTGGAACGTGATGATCGGCGCGTGTACCGCGATGGTCGCCGCCTGGCTGCCCGAGTCCGCGGCGCGCACCATCTTCAATGCGTCGGACGTCATCATCGGAGGCGTGGCCGCGCCGACGGGACGCGCCGAGCTCGTCGAGGGGGGCTATCGCCTCACGGGCCGCTGGGCCTGGGCGAGCGGGAGCCAGAACTGCCGCTGGCTGGTGGGCGGCGCGGTGGTGACGAAGGACGGAGCGCCCCGCATGGTGCGCGAGGGCATGCCCGAGATCCGCACGTTCTGCTTCCCCGCCTCGGACGCGACGCTGCACGACACCTGGAACGCCATGGGCCTGAGTGGCACGGGCAGCGGGGACATCTCGGTGCAGGACATCTTCGTGCCCGCCGAGCGCTCCTTCTCCCTCGTCGCCGAGCGCCCGCGCCTGGACCGTCCCCTCTATGCCTTTCCCGCGATGGGGTTGTTGGGGGTGGGCCTGCCGGCGGTGGGGCTCGGCATTGCCCGCCGGGCGATCGACGAGCTCGCGACGCTGGCGCAGAGCAAGAAGCTCATGCCCACGGGACGCCTGCTGGCCACGCGCGGCGTGGTGCAGCACTCCTTCGCCGAGGCCGAGGCCACGCTGCGCGCCGCGCGGGCCCTGCTGCTGGAGACGGTGAACGTCACCTTCGAGGCGGGCGTGCGCCGGGAGCTGACGGTGCGCCACCGGGCCGAGCTGCGGCTGTCCTATGCCCATGCCATGCGCAGCGCGGCGCGCGTGGTGGATGCCATGTACGAGGCGGGTGGAGGTGTGTCCGTCCACCGCGCCTCCCCGCTACAGCGCTGCATGCGCGACGTCCACGTGGCCACGCAGCACGCCATGGTGGGCTCGGTGGTCCTCGAGACCATTGGCGGCGTGCTGCTGGGCGTGGATCCGGTCGCGCCCCTGCTGTGA